From one Lycium barbarum isolate Lr01 chromosome 6, ASM1917538v2, whole genome shotgun sequence genomic stretch:
- the LOC132643942 gene encoding uncharacterized protein LOC132643942, whose protein sequence is MVMNTRAGHARDVEPEPVVMAGTRGRGRGRARGRGRARGRGAAPARDRAPAAGQRRAPSLSPEREPEVEEQDRGGSGPAQTHPEYMSDPAVQDTLARILLHLEGQRTAGGAGTGGSHTQAGRHTPEQGQTHGMQPAAAMAPRMDGFRAPEGIPRPVALQTLTHRDQELIWRFLKMEPPRFHGARDEDAYEFIVDMHERLYQMGIVETHGVDYTTFQLRDGAKTWWRYYVESRPVGSPPLTWAQFHQVFLDKYVPRPLREQRKEEFTRLQQRGMSVAEYEARFLFLARYATHMIPTDEERVRRFVNGLSPDIHVHCLQHVTPEASWQKVVDHAISIEAAQVRAQGGSSEKKARYQGQYSGSSSYRGGGHSLRSYHSVPNRPVQSSLQTSSSGHPRQGGYGAGQSQGGSFSRSAARESPSGSSASIHQSSEPRVCWGCGDSGHISRFCPRARQSGAQQGSRFQAPRTPASTGTRGGSSGRGGAQSGRGGFQSSRGGHQSGRGGTHGSRGGAQSVQSGRGGAQCYAFPGRPEAEASDAVISGTISVRRRPASVLFDPGSTYSYVSTYHSVGWDLTCEYLDLPIYVSTPVGDSVMVDRVYRNCLVTFMGYDTWVDLMILDMLDFDIILGMTWLSPYHAILDCHAKTVTLAMPGIPRLEWRGTPSPAPRKIISYLRAKKLVDKGCLAYLAHVCDTSADSPSLESVPVVCEFAEVFPADLPGMPPDRDIDFCIDVEPVSNKYPIPRIDDLFDQVQGASVFSKIDLRSGYHQLKIRAEDIPKTAFRTRYGHYEFLVMSFGLTNAPAAFMTLMNGIFKPYLDSFVIVFIDDILVYSKSRAPMTRLTQKDVPFQWSDGCDESFQKLKDLLTAAPILALPVEGKDYSVYCDASRIGLGAVLMQEGKVIAYASRQLKVHERNYPTHDLELLAHVFTQRDLNSRQRRWMELLKDYDITILYHPGKANVVADALSRKAVSMGSLARLAVSERPLAMEVQTLANRLVRLDLSHSGRVFACLEARSSLLEEIRTRQFEDPQLCKIRDKVLRGEAKEAVLDSEGVKYEHQRPGGVLQRMPIPEWKWERIAMDFVVGLPKTLGKFDSVCVIVDRLTKSAHFIPVQITYNAERLAKIYIREIVRLHGVPISIISDRGTQFTSHFWKTLQAELGTQLDLSTAFHPQTDGQSERTIQVLEDMLRACVIDFGGHWDQFLPLAEFAYNNSYHSSIDMAPFEALYGRRCRSPIGWFDAFEVRPWGTDLLRESLDKVKLIQEKLLAAQSRQKMYADRKVRDMVFMVGEQVLLKVSPMKGVMRFGKRGKLSPRYIGPFEILRRIGEVAYELALPPGLSGVHPVFHVSMLKKYHSDGSYIIHWDSVLLDENLSYEEEPIAILDRQVRKLRAKEIASVKVQWKDRPVEEATWETEADMRSRYPQLFGGSVQSTRSVPLLHLDIDPEAICGVC, encoded by the exons ATGGTGATGAATACACGAGCTGGTCATGCGAGGGATGTTGAGCCCGAGCCTGTTGTTATGGCCGGCACTCGAGGTAGAGGTCGAGGACGGGCTAGAGGTCGTGGCCGGGCCAGAGGTCGCGGTGCTGCACCAGCCAGGGACAGGGCTCCTGCAGCTGGACAGAGACGGGCGCCCTCGCTATCTCCTGAGCGTGAGCCCGAGGTTGAGGAGCAAGATAGGGGAGGTTCGGGGCCAGCCCAGACCCACCCCGAGTATATGTCAGACCCAGCGGTTCAGGATACGTTGGCCCGTATTCTTCTTCATTTGGAGGGCCAGCGGACTGCTGGGGGTGCTGGTACTGGAGGTTCTCACACTCAGGCTGGTCGGCACACTCCGGAGCAGGGACAAACTCATGGGATGCAGCCTGCCGCTGCTATGGCCCCGCGTATGGATGGATTTCGTGCCCCCGAGGGCATTCCTAGGCCAGTTGCTTTACAGACATTGACTCATCGTGATCAGGAGCTCATTTGGAGGTTCCTGAAGATGGAGCCGCCCAGGTTTCACGGCGCTCGGGATGAGGATGCATACGAGTTTATTGTAGATATGCATGAACGTCTATACCAGATGGGTATTGTGGAGACCCATGGAGTTGACTACACTACTTTCCAGCTTCGCGACGgtgcgaagacttggtggaggtattatGTGGAGAGTAGGCCAGTTGGTTCGCCTCCTCTCACTTGGGCTCAGTTTCATCAGGTTTTTCTTGACAAGTATGTACCTCGCCCCTTAAGAGAGCAGCGTAAGGAGGAGTTTACTCGCCTCCAGCAGAGGGGGATGTCTgtagccgagtatgaggctaggTTTCTGTTTTTAGCGAGGTATGCTACCCATATGATTCCGACGGATGAGGAGAGGGTCCGTAGATTTGTGAATGGACTCTCTCCTGATATTCATGTTCACTGTCTTCAGCATGTGACTCCTGAGGCTTCTTGGCAGAAGGTTGTTGATCATGCCATTAGTATTGAGGCTGCCCAGGTCCGAGCTCAGGGAGGATCGAGTGAGAAGAAAGCTCGTTATCAGGGTCAGTATAGTGGCTCTTCTAGTTACCGTGGTGGTGGTCATTCTTTGAGGTCCTATCATTCGGTCCCCAATCGTCCGGTGCAGTCATCTTTGCAGACTTCTTCTAGTGGTCATCCCAGGCAGGGTGGATACGGGGCTGGCCAGTCTCAGGGAGGTTCATTTTCTAGGTCAGCTGCCCGTGAGAGCCCTTCCGGATCTTCAGCCTCCATTCATCAGTCTTCCGAGCCTAGGGTTTGCTGGGGTTGTGGCGATTCGGGGCACATTTCTAGATTTTGCCCTCGTGCTAGACAGAGTGGGGCTCAGCAGGGTTCCAGGTTTCAGGCTCCGAGGACTCCGGCGTCTACTGGTACCCGGGGTGGTTCCTCAGGGAGGGGCGGCGCTCAGTCAGGTCGCGGTGGTTTTCAGTCATCGAGAGGAGGACACCAGTCCGGGAGAGGTGGTACTCATGGCTCCAGAGGTGGGGCACAGTCTGTTCAGAGCGGTCGGGGTGGCGCACAATGTTATGCTTTTCCGGGTAGACCAGAAGCAGAGGCttcagatgctgtgatctcaggtactatTTCTGTTCGTCGTCGGCCGGCTTCGGTTTTATTTGATCCAGGGTCTACTTATTCATATGTGTCTACTTATCACTCTGTGGGTTGGGATTTGACTTGTGAGTATCTTGACCTGCCTATatatgtgtctactccggttggagattctgtgatGGTTGATAGAGTCTATCGAAATTGTCTAGTTACTTTCATGGGGTATGAcacctgggtagatttgatgatcctgGACATGTTAGACTTTGACATTATATTAGGAATGACTTGGTTATCTCCATATCACGccatcttggactgtcatgccaagactgTTACGTTGGCCATGCCCGGGATTCCTAGAttagagtggaggggtactcctagccctGCCCCGAGAAAGATTATTTCCTACCTTCGTGCGAAGAAGCTAGTGGATAAGGGTTGCTTAGCTTACTTAGCGCATGTTTGTGATACTAGTGCAGATTCCCCATCTCTTGAGTCCGTGCCAGTGGTTTGTGAGTTTGCGGAGGTGTTTCCTGCCGATTTGCCAGGTATGCCGCCTGATCGTGATATCGATTTTTGTATAGATGTGGAGCCTG TTAGCAACAAGTACCCTATTCCTCGcatcgatgatctatttgaccaggtTCAGGGTGCTTctgtgttttcaaagattgacttgagatcgggctaccatcagttgaagattcgggccgaagatattcctaagacagcctttagaactcgttatggtcactacgagttccttgtgatgtctttcgggcttacgaatgccccggcagcttttatgactttgatgaatggcatttttaagccatacttagacTCCTTCgttattgtcttcattgatgacattctggtgtacTCAAAGAGCCGGG CACCTATGAcaagattgactcagaaggatgttcccttccagtggtctgaTGGTTGCgatgagagctttcaaaagctcaaagaTTTGCTGACTGCAGCTCCGATTTTGGCACTGCCCGTAGAGGGCAAGGACTACtctgtttattgtgatgcatcccgtattggtttgggtgctgtgttgatgcaggagggtaaggtcattgcctatgcctcgagacagttgaaggttcatgagagAAACTACCCTACGcatgatttagagttgttggCA catgtgtttactcagagagatctaaattctaggcagcgtagatggatggagctcctaaaggattatgatattaccATACTTTACCATCCGggtaaggcgaatgtggtggcagatgccttgagtcgcaaggcggtgagtatgggtagcttggcgaGACTTGCGGTGTCTGAGCGTCCCTTAGCCATGGaagttcagactctggctaaccgTCTTGTCCGATTGGATCTTTCACATTCGGGTCGGGTATTTGCTTGTCTTGAGGCGAGGTCTTCTCTCTTGGAGGAGATTAGGACTAGACAGTTTGAGGACCCTCAGTTAtgtaagattcgtgataaggtgttacgaggtgaggccaaggaggctgtGCTTGATAGTGAAGGA gttaagtatgagcaccagagacctggtggcgtgcttcagaggatgcccattcccgagtggaagtgggagaggatagccatggactttgttgtgggtcttcctaAGACCTTAGGCAAGTTTGACTCCGTATgtgttattgtggataggctgactaAGTCGGCGCATTTCATCCCGGTTCAGATTACTTATAATGCGGAGAGGTTGGCCAAGATCTATATTCGTGAGATAGTGCGGTTGCACGGGGTTCCCATTTCCATTATCTCTGAtcgaggcactcagtttacttcccatttctggaaaACATTACAGGCAGAATTGGGTACTCAGTTGGatcttagtaccgcatttcacccccagactgacgggcagtccgAAAGGACTatccaggtgctcgaggacatgttgagagcttgtgttatcgattttggtggtcattgggaccaattTTTGCCTTTGgctgagttcgcatacaacaacagttaccattccagtatcgacatggctccgtttgaggctttgtatgggagaaggtgtcgttctcctatcgggtggtttgatgcttttgaggttcgaccATGGGGTACAGATTTGTTGAGAGAATCAttggataaagtgaagcttattcaggaaaagcttttggcagcccagagtagacaaaagatgtatgcggaccgaaaggtccGAGATATGGTGTTCATGGTGGGGGAGCAGGtcttgttgaaggtttcacccatgaagggtgtcatgagatttgggaagagggGTAAGTTGAGTCCCAGGTATATCGGCCCGTTTGAGATCCTTCGTCGTATTGGCGAGGTTGcatatgagttggccttgccaccaGGCCTGTCAGgtgtccatccagtttttcatgtttctatgttgaagaagtaccattcagacgggTCTTATATTATTCACTGGGATTCGGTGTTGCTAGATGAGAATCTATCATATGAGGAAGAACCTATAGCAATATTAGATAGGCAGGTTAGAAAGTTGCGGGCCAAAgaaatagcctccgtgaaagttcAATGGAAGGATCGTCCggtggaggaagctacttgggagactgaggcAGATATGCGGAGTAGATACCCTCAGTTATTTGGCGGTTCAG tgcagagtacgagatCGGTACCACTTCTGCACCTCGACATTGATCCCGAGGCTATCTGCGGAGTTTGCTAG